A stretch of the Lolium perenne isolate Kyuss_39 chromosome 3, Kyuss_2.0, whole genome shotgun sequence genome encodes the following:
- the LOC127342969 gene encoding DEAD-box ATP-dependent RNA helicase 26, which translates to MSGNPGYAAAPKRHRRRRPRDAEEGSGFPRARPRGADQVREVAVVQPEVTAMDVEPSSSAAAGGVDGSYLSGTRFDQCAVSPLSLQGIKDAGYERLTRVQEATLPVILEGKDVLAKAKTGTGKTVAFLLPAIELLSTLPRSTSINLLVMLPTRELANQVAVEARKLLKYHSSLDVQVVIGGTRLPQEQRSMKSTPCQILVATPGRLIDHLENTPGFSTRIKGVKVLVLDEADRLLDMGFKRDIEKIISFIPKERQTLLFSATVPAEVRQISHLAMHKDYKFINTVQEGDEETHAQVNQMYMVAPLELHFSIIYGVLKKHVAEDAEYKVIIFCTTAMVTKLVAEILSQLKLNVREIHSRKTQSARTKVSDEFRRSKGLILVSSDVSARGVDYPDVSLVVQVGVPSDRQQYIHRLGRTGRKGKEGQGILLLAPWETHFLNSVNDLSITETVAPPVNPSIQAEVQGAIRKVEMKTKESAYQAWLGYYNSNKTVSGNKSRLVKLAEEFSQSMGLEIPPAIPRLILRKMGLQNVPGLRAS; encoded by the exons ATGTCAGGCAACCCTGGATACGCGGCTGCCCCGAAGCGGCACCGGAGGCGGCGCCCGAGGGACGCGGAGGAGGGCTCCGGGTTCCCCAGGGCTCGGCCAAGAGGTGCCGACCAGGTCCGCGAGGTGGCCGTGGTGCAGCCGGAGGTTACGGCTATGGATGTCGAGCCGAGTAGCAGCGCCGCAGCAGGAGGCGTGGACGGATCGTACCTCAGCGGCACACG GTTTGATCAGTGTGCTGTTTCCCCATTGTCATTGCAAGGAATCAAAGATGCTGGGTATGAAAGGCTGACCCGGGTCCAGGAGGCAACTCTGCCAGTAATTCTTGAAG GCAAAGATGTTCTTGCAAAAGCAAAGACTGGAACAGGGAAAACCGTTGCCTTTTTG CTTCCAGCCATTGAACTTCTCTCTACATTACCCCGTTCTACATCGATAAACTTGCTGGTGATGCTCCCTACTAGGGAGCTGGCAAACCAAGTGGCTGTTGAGGCTAGGAAGCTTCTTAAGTATCATAGCTCACTGGACGTGCAGGTTGTAATTGGTGGCACACGATTACCTCAAGAGCAACGAAGCATGAAATCTACACCATGTCAG ATTCTTGTTGCTACACCTGGAAGGCTCATCGATCATCTTGAGAATACACCTGGTTTTTCTACCAGGATTAAAGGTGTGAAGGTTCTTGTTCTTGATGAAGCTGACCGCCTATTGGATATGGGATTCAAAAGAGATATTGAGAAGATAATTTCTTTCATTCCTAAAGAGCGACAAACACTGCTATTTTCTGCTACTGTCCCAGCAGAG GTCCGTCAAATATCTCATTTAGCAATGCACAAGGATTAcaagttcatcaatactgttcaagAGGGTGACGAGGAGACACATGCGCAG GTAAATCAGATGTACATGGTTGCCCCATTAGAATTGCACTTCTCTATAATATatggtgtactaaagaagcatgtTGCTGAAGATGCAGAATACAAA GTGATTATATTCTGTACTACAGCAATGGTGACCAAGCTTGTTGCTGAAATTCTCTCCCAGCTGAAACTGAATGTAAGAGAGATCCATTCAAGGAAGACGCAATCTGCTAGAACTAAGGTTTCAGATGAATTTAGAAGGTCAAAGGGTTTGATATTAGTCAGTTCTGATGTTTCTGCCCGTGGTGTTGATTATCCAGATGTTTCACTTGTCGTACAG GTTGGGGTGCCTTCTGATAGGCAACAGTATATACATAGACTTGGTCGTACTGGACGGAAAGGCAAGGAAGGACAAGGCATTTTACTGTTGGCTCCCTGGGAAACACATTTCCTTAATAGCGTCAATGATTTGTCAATAACAGAAACTGTGGCACCTCCAGTCAATCCAAGCATTCAAGCAGAA GTCCAAGGTGCCATCAGAAAAGTAGAGATGAAGACCAAAGAATCAGCCTATCAAGCATGGTTAGGGTACTACAACTCAAACAAGACCGTCAGTGGAAACAAGTCCAGACTTGTCAAGCTTGCAGAAGAGTTCAGTCAGAGTATGGGGCTTGAAATTCCGCCAGCCATACCGAGACTCATTCTTCGGAAGATGGGCCTTCAAAATGTTCCTGGACTAAGGGCTTCGTAA
- the LOC139838073 gene encoding uncharacterized protein: MPACRRPSSGYHGVRARPSGRFDAEIRSGEERIRLGTFDTAHEAARAYDASRGGSAEMLAPPPPVITQEQARRRRELEQRLLIAERDEAMRVEWARRFPEDLAATEAFYAQKEEEKMVLGIREQVLRRGIVVLSTHTL, encoded by the exons ATGCCGGCGTGCCGCCGCCCATCCTCCGGCTACCACGGCGTCCGCGCGCGGCCGAGCGGCCGATTCGACGCGGAGATccgctccggcgaggagcggatcCGTCTCGGCACATTCGAcacggcgcacgaggcggcgcgcgCCTACGACGCGTCGCGTGGCGGCTCG GCGGagatgctcgcgccgccgccgcccgtcaTCACGCAGGAGCAGGCGCGCCGGCGACGGGAGTTGGAGCAGCGCCTCCTCATCGCGGAGCGCGACGAGGCGATGCGCGTCGAGTGGGCGCGGCGCTTCCCCGAAGACCTCGCCGCGACGGAGGCCTTCTACgcgcagaaggaggaggagaag ATGGTGCTGGGTATTAGAGAACAAGTCCTAAGGCGCGGCATCGTGGTATTGTCGACACATACACTATAG